In Sphingomonas phyllosphaerae, one DNA window encodes the following:
- a CDS encoding alpha/beta hydrolase, protein MPYVKTRDGTDIYVKDWGEGRPVVLIHGWPLSSDSWDPQMKALADAGFRAIAYDRRGFGRSGQPWSGYDYDTLTDDLHDVLEAAGATQDVTLVGFSMGGGEVARYQSRYDGKGVISAALISSVVPYMLKTDDNPDGVPEETLQQIADGILKDRPNFFRTFFKDFFGVGYVTSPVSEATLDWAWRLAMQAGLQPTLKCAESFGHTDFRPDLPAFRVPTLVLHGTADKTVPIDTSGRAAAAGIANAQLVEYDGAPHGLFATEGERLTEDLLTFLGR, encoded by the coding sequence ATGCCGTATGTGAAGACGCGCGACGGGACCGACATCTACGTCAAGGACTGGGGCGAGGGTCGCCCGGTCGTTCTGATCCATGGCTGGCCGCTGTCCTCGGACAGCTGGGACCCGCAGATGAAGGCGCTCGCCGATGCCGGCTTCCGCGCCATCGCCTACGACCGCCGCGGGTTCGGCCGCTCGGGCCAGCCGTGGTCGGGCTATGATTACGACACACTCACCGACGACCTCCACGACGTGCTGGAAGCCGCCGGTGCGACACAGGACGTCACGCTGGTCGGCTTTTCGATGGGCGGCGGCGAGGTCGCGCGCTACCAGAGCCGCTATGACGGCAAGGGCGTCATTTCGGCGGCGCTGATCAGCTCGGTCGTGCCGTATATGCTCAAGACCGACGACAATCCCGATGGCGTACCCGAAGAGACGCTGCAACAGATCGCCGACGGCATCCTGAAAGATCGGCCGAACTTCTTCCGCACCTTCTTCAAGGACTTCTTCGGGGTCGGCTATGTCACCAGCCCGGTCAGCGAGGCGACGCTCGACTGGGCGTGGCGACTGGCGATGCAGGCCGGGCTGCAGCCGACGCTGAAATGCGCCGAAAGCTTCGGCCACACCGACTTCCGCCCCGACCTGCCGGCGTTTCGGGTGCCGACGCTGGTGCTGCACGGCACCGCGGACAAGACCGTTCCGATCGACACCAGCGGCCGCGCCGCGGCGGCGGGGATCGCGAACGCGCAACTGGTCGAATACGACGGCGCGCCGCACGGGCTGTTCGCGACCGAAGGCGAGCGGCTGACCGAGGATCTGCTGACGTTCCTCGGGAGGTAA
- the aroB gene encoding 3-dehydroquinate synthase: MTTVTVALGDRSYDVRIEPGLLARAGEALAPIVGTRPVVIVADANVVAHLATLTAALDVAGIRHAEIVLPAGEGSKSWATLERLTDELLALGVERGDHVVALGGGVIGDLVGFATAILKRGCGFVQIPTTLLSQVDSSVGGKTGINARAGKNLIGAFHQPKIVLIDPDVLDTLPARQVRAGYAEVVKYGLIDDAGFFAWCEANGAKLLAGDPDARVHAIAHAVAAKARIVGEDEFETTGRRALLNLGHTFGHALEAEAGFSDRLLHGEAVAAGCGLAFAFSAATGRCSADDAARVAAHWRDSGLPDGLTASGITAPPARLVEHMRHDKKMAAGTLPFLLAHGIGRTYLDKTVALDEVEAFLGEPGR, from the coding sequence ATGACGACCGTGACCGTGGCGCTCGGCGACCGCAGCTATGACGTGCGGATCGAACCGGGACTGCTCGCGCGCGCGGGCGAGGCGCTAGCGCCGATTGTCGGCACGCGCCCGGTGGTGATCGTCGCCGACGCCAATGTCGTCGCGCATCTCGCCACGCTGACCGCCGCGCTCGACGTTGCCGGGATCCGCCACGCGGAGATCGTTTTGCCCGCCGGCGAAGGCTCAAAGAGCTGGGCGACGCTCGAGCGGCTCACCGACGAGTTGCTCGCGCTCGGCGTCGAACGTGGCGACCATGTCGTGGCACTCGGCGGCGGGGTGATCGGCGACCTTGTCGGCTTCGCAACCGCGATCCTCAAACGCGGCTGCGGCTTCGTGCAGATCCCCACCACCTTGTTGTCGCAGGTCGATTCGTCGGTCGGCGGCAAGACCGGAATCAACGCGCGGGCCGGCAAGAACCTGATCGGGGCCTTCCACCAGCCGAAGATCGTGCTGATCGACCCCGACGTGCTCGACACCCTGCCTGCGCGGCAAGTGCGCGCCGGCTATGCCGAGGTCGTCAAATACGGGTTGATCGACGACGCCGGCTTCTTCGCCTGGTGCGAGGCGAATGGCGCAAAGCTGCTCGCGGGCGATCCCGACGCGCGCGTCCACGCGATCGCGCACGCGGTCGCCGCCAAGGCGCGGATCGTCGGCGAGGACGAGTTCGAGACGACCGGCCGCCGCGCCTTGCTCAACCTCGGCCACACCTTCGGCCATGCGCTGGAGGCGGAAGCGGGCTTCTCCGACCGGCTGCTGCACGGCGAGGCGGTCGCCGCCGGTTGCGGCCTCGCCTTCGCCTTCTCCGCCGCGACCGGGCGCTGTTCGGCGGACGACGCCGCGCGCGTCGCCGCGCACTGGCGCGACAGCGGACTGCCCGATGGCCTGACGGCGTCGGGCATCACCGCTCCGCCCGCGCGGCTGGTCGAGCATATGCGCCACGACAAGAAGATGGCGGCCGGCACGCTGCCCTTCCTGCTCGCGCACGGCATCGGCCGGACCTACCTCGACAAGACGGTAGCGCTGGATGAGGTCGAGGCGTTCCTCGGCGAACCGGGACGGTAA
- a CDS encoding shikimate kinase — protein sequence MLQSPPVPSRRSSRRPHRWTGRPIVLVGLMGAGKSTVGRRLAMRLALPFVDADTEIETAAGMSIADIFAQFGEDYFRDGERRVIQRLIDGRPKVIATGGGAFVNDETRALILSDALAIWLDAPVEVLAERVKRRDTRPLLRGKDPATVLRELAAVRNPLYALAHLRIPSANTPHDMTVRAIMEALSK from the coding sequence ATGTTGCAAAGCCCGCCCGTTCCGTCCCGCCGCTCGTCGCGCCGTCCGCATCGCTGGACCGGCCGCCCGATCGTGCTGGTGGGACTGATGGGCGCGGGCAAGTCGACAGTCGGCCGCCGCCTCGCGATGCGCCTCGCGCTGCCGTTCGTCGACGCGGATACCGAAATCGAAACCGCGGCCGGCATGTCGATTGCCGATATCTTCGCGCAATTCGGCGAGGATTATTTCCGCGACGGCGAGCGCCGGGTGATCCAGCGGCTGATCGACGGTCGCCCGAAAGTGATCGCGACCGGCGGGGGGGCATTCGTCAACGACGAAACGCGCGCGCTGATCCTGTCCGACGCGCTGGCAATCTGGCTCGACGCGCCGGTCGAGGTGCTCGCCGAGCGCGTCAAGCGTCGCGACACCCGCCCGCTGCTGCGCGGCAAGGACCCCGCGACCGTGCTGCGCGAGCTGGCGGCGGTCCGCAACCCGCTCTACGCGCTCGCGCATCTGCGCATCCCCAGCGCCAATACCCCGCACGACATGACGGTGCGCGCGATCATGGAGGCCCTGAGCAAATGA
- a CDS encoding septum formation initiator family protein encodes MPRPSNRLSQTLRRAAVPALAVAVMAFFGAYAVLGPNGLIALGDYKRQLIAREKQYAQLDQRRTMLQNRVTLLDPRHANPDMVDELVRKELNVAHPDEVIVPLK; translated from the coding sequence ATGCCTCGCCCGTCCAACCGCCTCTCGCAAACGCTCCGGCGTGCCGCCGTCCCCGCCCTCGCGGTGGCGGTGATGGCGTTCTTCGGCGCCTATGCGGTGCTGGGGCCGAACGGGCTGATCGCGCTGGGCGATTACAAGCGGCAGCTGATCGCGCGCGAGAAGCAATATGCGCAGCTCGACCAGCGGCGGACGATGTTGCAGAACCGTGTGACCTTGCTCGATCCGCGCCATGCGAACCCGGATATGGTTGACGAGCTGGTGCGCAAGGAGCTGAACGTCGCGCATCCGGATGAGGTGATCGTTCCGTTGAAGTGA